One window of Chloroflexus aggregans DSM 9485 genomic DNA carries:
- a CDS encoding TetR/AcrR family transcriptional regulator, producing MPRDETEQRRQQIIDGALDAFARLGFDRATNRDIARAAGIASPGLIYHYFKDKTDLLYQVIRERMPLVPIVDAVEQLGDEPPDVVLPRLGERLAQAIDQPLTVAIGKIVIGEVLRHPQLARVINEIGPGRAMNALAAYLARQMELGRLRRTDPQIAARLLIGPILTYFFSREVLDQPEAHAIAAHAMVAEAIAHFLRSMMVEESRTGA from the coding sequence ATGCCACGTGATGAAACCGAACAACGCCGCCAACAAATCATCGACGGCGCCCTCGATGCCTTTGCCCGTCTTGGTTTCGATCGCGCCACCAACCGCGATATTGCTCGCGCCGCCGGTATCGCTTCTCCCGGCCTGATCTATCACTACTTTAAAGACAAGACCGACCTACTCTATCAGGTGATCCGCGAAAGGATGCCGCTCGTCCCGATTGTTGATGCGGTTGAGCAGTTGGGTGATGAACCGCCCGATGTAGTGCTACCGCGATTGGGGGAACGGTTGGCGCAGGCGATTGATCAGCCGCTCACAGTAGCCATCGGCAAGATTGTGATCGGTGAGGTGTTACGCCACCCGCAATTGGCACGGGTCATCAATGAGATTGGACCGGGGCGTGCAATGAATGCGTTGGCTGCCTATCTCGCACGTCAGATGGAATTAGGACGGTTGCGCCGTACCGATCCGCAGATTGCTGCTCGTCTGCTGATTGGTCCGATACTAACCTACTTCTTCTCGCGTGAGGTGCTCGATCAACCAGAAGCGCACGCTATCGCTGCACACGCAATGGTAGCTGAGGCGATAGCGCATTTCTTGCGCAGTATGATGGTGGAAGAATCACGTACAGGCGCGTAG
- a CDS encoding ABC transporter permease produces MLTPRWRKVIRDLRVFPTRTALVTLSIAVGVFAFGVILTARAVIGRELQRSFEAINPVSAIITTTTFDTDLAETVERLPEVAVAEGRRVVPARIRIGPDRWEDALITLLPDDGIRRIGIVRPQVGAWPPRERAILVERASLARAGLAIGETVVVELPGIGERAMPVAGTIHDLSTPLAVLTAQTFIYMTEDTLRWLGGPTGYNQLHLIVNGDRRDVTKIRAMASVVEQLLERSGHPVIQTYVPPPMQHPAEALLPVITVLMFIVGVLALVASSFLSINTISAILNQQTRQLGIMAAIGAGPKTLATMYMATAALFGLLALVLAVPAGLLASQGLAGFLAGQLNIDLPWPVWSGEILLLQIVAGITVPVLTALWPIRSALRRPVRELLSGETAPPPPPVVITLLTRILGRFLRRPTLLALRNAFRQRARLLRTLLALALGGSVLITVMTQRTSLFATLEASLAGLNYDLEVQLAHSYRIERIAPLIASLPAVTRIESTLRAPAFPVRPDGTDGEELALRALPADTDFFHPRLAEGRWLAGPGVREVVFSTNIRSKEPYLRIGDWVTLSIEGCESQWRLVGLIEVFTPPTMPAQAYVDISAFTDEQGGVGRTDTVRVATIGHDPASHAAAAAAIEQQLTAYGIDLRLIRTMSEERRILEERFNLATGAISIMALIIGTVGALGLTGTLSINVLERTREIGILRAIGASDDAIRELVVTEGLTIALLAWVGGVILSIPMSYALAYNFGMALLNIPLIWVYSFPAIWMWLGVVILFALVSSVLPARAATRIAVREALAYE; encoded by the coding sequence ATGCTTACTCCGCGTTGGCGAAAAGTTATCCGCGACTTGCGCGTCTTCCCAACCCGCACCGCACTGGTGACGCTCTCGATTGCGGTTGGTGTTTTTGCCTTTGGTGTGATCCTCACAGCCCGTGCCGTCATTGGCCGTGAGCTACAACGGAGTTTTGAGGCAATCAATCCGGTAAGCGCAATTATCACGACCACCACATTTGATACCGATCTTGCCGAGACAGTCGAACGGTTACCCGAAGTTGCCGTCGCCGAAGGCCGTCGCGTTGTGCCGGCCCGCATTCGCATCGGCCCCGATCGGTGGGAAGATGCGCTGATTACCCTCCTGCCCGACGATGGCATCCGCCGGATTGGCATTGTCCGCCCCCAAGTGGGGGCATGGCCGCCACGCGAACGGGCAATATTGGTGGAGCGGGCGTCGCTGGCGCGTGCTGGCTTGGCGATTGGCGAGACGGTCGTAGTTGAGTTGCCGGGGATCGGTGAGCGCGCGATGCCGGTGGCCGGCACGATCCACGATCTGAGCACGCCGCTGGCTGTGCTCACTGCGCAGACGTTCATCTATATGACTGAAGACACGCTGCGCTGGTTGGGTGGCCCGACCGGTTATAACCAGTTGCACCTGATCGTCAATGGTGACCGGCGTGACGTGACCAAGATACGGGCGATGGCGAGCGTGGTTGAGCAGTTGCTTGAGCGGAGCGGCCATCCGGTGATCCAGACCTACGTGCCGCCGCCGATGCAACACCCTGCTGAGGCGCTTTTACCGGTGATAACCGTCTTGATGTTCATCGTCGGCGTGTTGGCGCTTGTTGCCAGCAGTTTTCTCAGCATCAACACGATCAGTGCCATTCTCAATCAGCAAACGCGCCAGTTGGGGATTATGGCGGCCATCGGTGCCGGGCCAAAAACGTTAGCCACGATGTACATGGCGACCGCAGCGTTATTTGGGTTACTGGCATTGGTGTTAGCGGTACCGGCGGGATTGCTCGCATCACAGGGCCTTGCCGGTTTTTTGGCCGGACAGTTGAATATCGATCTGCCATGGCCGGTTTGGAGTGGTGAGATTTTGCTGTTGCAGATCGTGGCCGGGATCACGGTGCCGGTGTTGACCGCGTTGTGGCCGATTCGTAGCGCCTTGCGCCGGCCCGTGCGCGAGTTGCTCAGCGGCGAAACCGCACCGCCGCCGCCACCGGTAGTGATAACCCTGCTGACCCGCATACTCGGCCGATTCCTCCGTCGGCCAACACTCTTGGCCCTCCGCAATGCGTTTCGCCAACGCGCCCGTTTGTTGCGCACACTGCTGGCGCTAGCGCTAGGGGGCAGTGTGTTGATTACAGTGATGACTCAGCGCACTTCGCTGTTTGCGACTCTTGAGGCCAGTCTGGCGGGACTGAACTACGATCTCGAAGTGCAGTTGGCCCATTCCTACCGGATCGAGCGGATTGCGCCGCTGATCGCTTCCTTGCCGGCAGTGACCCGCATCGAGAGTACGCTGCGCGCGCCGGCTTTTCCGGTACGGCCCGATGGTACCGATGGCGAAGAATTGGCGTTGCGCGCCTTGCCTGCCGATACCGATTTCTTCCATCCGCGCCTCGCCGAAGGGCGCTGGCTGGCCGGCCCCGGTGTACGTGAGGTTGTCTTTTCGACCAATATTCGCAGTAAAGAGCCGTATTTACGCATCGGTGATTGGGTAACTCTCTCGATTGAAGGTTGCGAGTCGCAATGGCGCCTGGTGGGTCTGATTGAAGTTTTCACCCCGCCGACCATGCCGGCGCAGGCGTATGTTGACATATCCGCCTTCACTGACGAGCAGGGTGGTGTTGGTCGGACTGATACAGTACGGGTGGCGACTATCGGCCATGATCCGGCCAGTCATGCTGCCGCAGCCGCCGCTATTGAACAGCAACTCACTGCTTACGGCATCGATCTACGCCTCATCCGTACTATGAGCGAAGAGCGACGGATTCTCGAAGAGCGGTTTAATCTGGCGACCGGCGCGATCTCGATCATGGCACTGATTATTGGGACGGTTGGTGCGCTTGGTTTGACCGGTACGCTCAGTATCAATGTACTCGAACGGACCCGTGAGATAGGCATTCTGCGCGCGATTGGCGCCAGTGATGATGCCATCCGTGAACTGGTAGTCACTGAAGGACTAACGATTGCGCTGTTGGCATGGGTGGGTGGAGTGATCCTCTCGATCCCGATGAGCTATGCGCTGGCCTACAACTTTGGTATGGCGTTGCTCAATATTCCGCTGATTTGGGTCTACTCTTTCCCGGCGATTTGGATGTGGTTGGGGGTGGTGATTCTGTTTGCATTGGTATCGAGCGTGTTGCCGGCGCGTGCCGCGACTCGCATCGCGGTGCGCGAGGCGCTGGCGTATGAGTGA
- a CDS encoding glucosaminidase domain-containing protein, whose amino-acid sequence MNTRLSRRSLLALGLAALNSSVIRAHEPATTCHFERSEKSTNPGSSVIRTQEPAATCHFERSEKSTNPGSSVIRTQEPAATCHFERSEKSTNPGSSVIRTQEPAATTIYLPFITRSPLPGTLLGPPTGTAEAAIAWLAPRSTAYTPYDVGVIINGYAEIGAAAELDWFLAIAQCAHETGNLTSWWCQRPRRNPAGIGVTGAIVEAPPDQPPGPDWAWDESIQRWRAGLSFASWLDESIPAHLGRLLAYALPAGAGTPYQQQLITYALLRRPLPDHLRGVAVTITDLNGHWAYPGTEYGQRILDLAERMRNAG is encoded by the coding sequence ATGAACACGCGCCTCTCTCGTCGATCATTGCTCGCCTTAGGTTTAGCCGCGCTGAATAGCAGCGTGATCCGCGCCCACGAGCCGGCTACAACTTGTCATTTCGAGCGGAGCGAGAAATCTACCAATCCAGGTAGCAGCGTGATCCGCACCCAAGAGCCGGCTGCAACTTGTCATTTCGAGCGGAGCGAGAAATCTACCAATCCAGGTAGCAGCGTGATCCGCACCCAAGAGCCGGCTGCAACTTGTCATTTCGAGCGGAGCGAGAAATCTACCAATCCAGGTAGCAGCGTGATCCGCACCCAAGAGCCGGCTGCAACTACCATCTACCTCCCTTTCATCACTCGTTCACCGTTGCCGGGCACGCTGCTTGGCCCGCCGACCGGCACTGCCGAAGCGGCGATTGCATGGCTGGCGCCGCGCAGCACCGCTTATACCCCCTACGATGTCGGTGTGATCATCAATGGCTACGCCGAGATCGGCGCCGCCGCCGAACTTGATTGGTTCCTTGCCATTGCTCAGTGCGCCCACGAGACCGGCAACCTGACCTCATGGTGGTGCCAGCGTCCGCGTCGGAATCCGGCCGGGATTGGGGTGACCGGTGCTATCGTTGAAGCACCACCTGACCAACCTCCCGGTCCCGATTGGGCATGGGACGAAAGTATTCAGCGATGGCGGGCCGGGTTAAGTTTTGCATCGTGGCTCGATGAGTCCATCCCGGCTCACCTTGGTCGGTTACTTGCTTACGCCTTGCCGGCTGGTGCCGGTACACCGTACCAGCAACAACTGATTACCTATGCCCTTTTGCGTCGGCCCTTGCCTGACCACTTGCGTGGAGTGGCGGTAACCATTACCGATCTCAATGGACACTGGGCGTATCCCGGTACCGAGTACGGCCAACGCATTCTCGATCTCGCCGAGCGTATGCGCAATGCCGGTTAG
- a CDS encoding CAP domain-containing protein, translating to MRKRFFTHWISLFVLGCLTIAPVLAFDPTTQTPSLLLDEAYTVYYGNVARLSQAGQPPLRWNRQLTHAARWFAWDSVENRPTPYCGHQDTNNEWPDARALHFGYRGSSGAENAYCGYMQPQAAINGWLNSPGHRANLLSPDHREIGLGYYRRARDGRGYIAQMFGSDAAYAPAIIEYEAVATLNPDVSLYIYQVTETGGFIGRRPATAMMIADNPCFVNANWQPFTNETRFRLADGEGWRTVYVKTRDAYGATAVVSDTIYLGANVPVTELAATMSDRQETVTLTGLYHPTLPYMQFSLG from the coding sequence ATGCGCAAGCGGTTCTTCACTCACTGGATCAGCCTGTTTGTACTGGGCTGCCTCACTATCGCGCCGGTTCTGGCGTTCGACCCTACCACCCAAACTCCAAGTCTGCTCCTCGATGAAGCATACACCGTCTATTACGGTAACGTAGCTCGACTGAGCCAAGCCGGTCAGCCACCGTTGCGTTGGAATCGTCAATTGACCCATGCTGCCCGTTGGTTTGCGTGGGATTCGGTTGAGAACCGGCCAACCCCTTATTGCGGTCATCAGGATACCAATAATGAGTGGCCTGATGCACGAGCATTGCATTTTGGATATCGTGGCTCAAGTGGAGCCGAAAATGCGTATTGTGGCTATATGCAGCCGCAAGCCGCGATTAATGGCTGGCTTAACAGCCCTGGTCATCGGGCTAATCTACTCAGTCCCGACCATCGCGAGATTGGTTTGGGCTATTACCGCCGCGCCAGGGACGGGCGCGGCTACATTGCCCAAATGTTTGGCAGCGATGCTGCTTACGCACCGGCTATTATCGAGTACGAAGCAGTCGCAACTCTCAATCCTGATGTGTCGCTCTACATATATCAAGTGACGGAAACCGGCGGTTTTATCGGTCGTCGTCCCGCCACTGCAATGATGATCGCCGATAACCCCTGCTTTGTGAACGCCAACTGGCAACCGTTCACCAACGAAACTCGTTTCCGCTTGGCCGATGGCGAGGGCTGGCGTACTGTCTACGTAAAAACTCGTGATGCCTACGGCGCGACTGCTGTTGTGAGCGATACGATCTATCTTGGTGCGAATGTGCCGGTGACCGAACTTGCAGCGACGATGAGTGATCGTCAAGAGACGGTCACTCTGACCGGTCTCTACCATCCTACGTTGCCGTATATGCAGTTTAGCCTCGGTTGA
- a CDS encoding SCO family protein, translating into MYRLILLLLVLLGACAVTGPSSTTTPTKIDRPTVLSDFTLPASTGGELSLSDLRGQPVLLYFGYTRCPDYCPITLGEFRRVRDELGPNGMRVHFVLISVDPANDTPDVLAAYLRGFGEGFIGLQGDDATLRRISKEYGLTYRHGGGHHGNSGVDHSTASYLIDQKGRLRVVYQYGTAASVYVNDIRALLSEQP; encoded by the coding sequence ATGTACCGTCTCATCTTGCTTCTACTCGTGCTGCTCGGCGCCTGTGCCGTTACCGGCCCATCATCAACAACAACTCCAACCAAAATTGATCGACCTACAGTTCTGAGTGACTTTACCTTACCGGCTAGCACCGGTGGCGAGCTGAGCCTAAGCGATCTGCGTGGGCAGCCGGTGCTCCTCTACTTTGGCTACACCCGCTGTCCCGACTACTGCCCGATCACACTGGGCGAATTCCGCCGTGTCCGTGACGAACTCGGCCCTAATGGTATGCGTGTGCATTTCGTTTTAATCAGCGTCGATCCCGCAAACGATACGCCTGACGTACTGGCTGCCTACCTGCGCGGTTTCGGCGAAGGCTTCATCGGCCTGCAAGGCGACGATGCTACCCTGCGCCGAATTAGTAAGGAATACGGACTGACATATCGTCATGGTGGTGGTCATCACGGCAATAGTGGCGTTGACCATAGCACAGCGAGTTATCTGATCGATCAGAAAGGGCGGTTGCGGGTCGTTTATCAATATGGGACCGCAGCCAGCGTGTATGTCAACGACATCCGCGCCCTTTTGAGCGAACAGCCATGA
- a CDS encoding ABC transporter substrate-binding protein, with the protein MKLRFMLFLTLIIFIITACSAPAPAPTAAPTTAPAANPQPELRTVTLAMSYIPNIQFAPYYVAAAKGYYAAEGIEVNFDYNFENDVLQRAATWPASGVAFATTSGTSVLLARQQGVPVKTVMTLYQRFPIAFFAKANVPLASVNDLRGQTIGIPGRFGESFYALLAALYAGGMTEADVTVQEIGFTQAAAVMEDKVPVAIGYAMNEPVQLREQGVEVNVLLAADVFNLAANGIAVSEALIAQEPELVRKFVRASLRGLADTLANPAEAFDLSLQFIPEAQLGNLDLQRKVLAESLPFWQNELTAQHGLGYTDGQLWARTEQFMREAGLLAGPVEVEKAYTNEFVPGGSY; encoded by the coding sequence ATGAAGCTGCGTTTCATGCTATTCCTTACCCTGATCATCTTCATTATCACCGCATGCAGCGCACCGGCTCCGGCGCCGACGGCGGCCCCCACAACCGCGCCGGCGGCCAATCCACAGCCGGAGTTGCGCACAGTGACGCTGGCGATGTCGTACATTCCGAACATTCAGTTTGCGCCTTACTATGTCGCGGCGGCGAAGGGCTACTACGCCGCCGAAGGGATTGAGGTCAATTTCGACTACAACTTCGAGAATGACGTGCTCCAGCGCGCAGCGACGTGGCCGGCCAGTGGTGTTGCTTTTGCGACGACCAGCGGTACTTCGGTATTGCTCGCTCGCCAGCAGGGGGTGCCGGTCAAGACAGTGATGACGCTCTACCAGCGCTTCCCAATCGCGTTTTTTGCCAAGGCGAACGTGCCGCTGGCGAGCGTCAACGACCTGCGCGGGCAGACCATCGGTATCCCCGGACGCTTCGGCGAGAGTTTCTATGCGCTGTTGGCGGCGCTCTATGCCGGCGGTATGACCGAGGCCGATGTGACGGTACAAGAGATCGGGTTTACGCAGGCGGCGGCGGTGATGGAGGACAAGGTGCCGGTGGCGATTGGCTACGCGATGAACGAGCCGGTGCAATTGCGCGAGCAAGGGGTGGAGGTGAATGTGTTGCTGGCCGCCGACGTCTTTAATCTCGCTGCTAACGGCATCGCCGTCAGTGAGGCGCTGATTGCGCAAGAGCCGGAACTGGTGCGGAAGTTTGTGCGGGCCAGTTTGCGCGGGTTGGCCGATACGCTGGCTAATCCGGCTGAGGCGTTCGATCTGAGTCTGCAATTCATCCCCGAAGCGCAGCTCGGCAATCTCGACTTGCAGCGGAAAGTGTTGGCAGAGAGCTTACCCTTCTGGCAGAACGAGCTGACGGCGCAACATGGGTTGGGTTACACTGACGGCCAACTGTGGGCGCGCACCGAGCAGTTTATGCGCGAGGCAGGTTTGCTGGCCGGGCCGGTGGAGGTGGAGAAGGCCTATACCAATGAGTTTGTGCCGGGCGGTTCGTATTAA
- a CDS encoding HlyD family efflux transporter periplasmic adaptor subunit — protein MRKLIIPLIAVILILGGAYAIFGPNGPGAQSAPPPIPTGDTVVPPVSVEGRVVPLQYAWLRFERSGMVSAILVAEGDQVAAGQALAQLDDRAQRLAVQQAEANLARAQARYAQLLAGAAPETRAAAEAAVQVAAAQATQVALSVAAPDEKAALAQLAEAKAARAELLAGADPEVVAQAQAARDQAAANLAAQRSALAAAKVNAQLAVEQAANVLRDRQADYSRIHWENEELKQRLGEDELPQARIDLEAAALHAVQNAEVALAQARINAEQAVQAEIEGIAAAEARLREAEARLAALLSPPAADKLAAIDARIAAAEATLARLRGDPRQAQVAVAQAQVALAQAQAAQVNAAPREEEVALAQAEVAAAEAALAQARLELDKLTLRAPFAGTVARLELRLGELATPTAPALLLGDLSVWRIETIDLNEIDAARIAPGAAVTVTFDALPGVALPGRVIAIEPYGTDRLGEVVYTATIELTQTDQRLHWNMTAVITFNGS, from the coding sequence ATGCGCAAGCTCATTATTCCTTTGATTGCCGTCATCTTAATCTTGGGTGGTGCCTATGCGATCTTTGGTCCCAACGGGCCGGGAGCGCAATCTGCTCCACCTCCTATTCCCACCGGCGACACCGTCGTACCGCCGGTCAGTGTTGAAGGGCGTGTCGTACCGCTGCAATACGCATGGTTGCGTTTTGAGCGTAGTGGGATGGTCAGCGCGATCTTGGTCGCGGAAGGTGATCAGGTGGCCGCCGGGCAAGCCTTAGCCCAGCTCGATGATCGGGCGCAACGGTTGGCGGTGCAGCAAGCCGAAGCCAATCTGGCTCGTGCGCAGGCCCGCTATGCCCAACTGCTGGCCGGAGCGGCGCCGGAAACGCGGGCCGCTGCCGAAGCCGCCGTCCAAGTCGCCGCTGCCCAAGCGACGCAGGTGGCGCTGTCAGTTGCTGCGCCTGATGAGAAAGCTGCGCTGGCCCAACTGGCCGAAGCCAAGGCCGCTCGTGCCGAGCTGCTGGCCGGTGCCGATCCGGAAGTAGTCGCTCAGGCCCAAGCAGCGCGTGATCAGGCAGCCGCCAATCTCGCCGCTCAACGCAGCGCGCTAGCCGCAGCGAAAGTCAATGCTCAATTAGCGGTGGAACAAGCGGCCAACGTATTGCGCGATCGTCAAGCCGATTACAGTCGCATCCATTGGGAAAACGAAGAGCTGAAGCAACGTTTGGGTGAAGATGAGCTACCACAGGCACGCATTGACCTCGAAGCTGCTGCGCTGCACGCAGTGCAGAACGCTGAGGTTGCGTTGGCGCAAGCCCGGATCAATGCCGAGCAGGCAGTACAAGCTGAGATCGAGGGCATAGCTGCTGCCGAAGCGCGCTTACGTGAAGCCGAAGCGCGGTTGGCTGCGCTACTATCACCACCGGCCGCCGATAAACTGGCTGCGATTGATGCCCGCATTGCCGCCGCTGAAGCGACGCTAGCCCGTTTGCGCGGCGATCCGCGCCAAGCGCAGGTGGCGGTGGCCCAAGCGCAAGTGGCATTGGCCCAAGCGCAGGCGGCGCAGGTCAATGCTGCCCCACGGGAAGAAGAGGTAGCTTTAGCCCAAGCCGAAGTGGCAGCTGCTGAAGCGGCACTTGCCCAAGCTCGCCTCGAACTCGACAAACTGACCCTGCGCGCACCGTTTGCCGGCACCGTTGCTCGTCTCGAACTGCGTCTTGGCGAACTAGCGACACCTACTGCACCGGCTCTGCTGCTCGGCGATCTCAGTGTATGGCGCATCGAAACCATCGATCTCAACGAAATCGATGCTGCTCGCATCGCTCCCGGCGCTGCGGTCACGGTGACGTTCGATGCCTTGCCCGGCGTGGCTTTGCCGGGCCGCGTCATCGCCATCGAACCATACGGCACCGACCGGCTGGGTGAGGTGGTATATACAGCGACAATAGAATTGACACAGACCGATCAACGCCTGCACTGGAACATGACCGCAGTGATAACCTTCAATGGATCATAA
- a CDS encoding ABC transporter ATP-binding protein: MNQPLILLSSVTKAYATAAGDYLALRGIDLRIEPGEFVAIVGKSGSGKSTLLNVITGIDRASSGEVLVAGADLMRMPAAQMAAWRGRTVGIVFQFFQLLPTLTALENVMLPMDFANLGTPRERRARALALLERVGLADQAEKLPLALSGGQQQRVAIARALANNPPLLVADEPTGNLDSQTAEAVFELFVELAGLGTTIVMVTHDSELARRAGRMVLVADGQIVG, encoded by the coding sequence ATGAACCAACCGCTGATCTTGCTCTCATCCGTCACTAAAGCCTATGCCACCGCCGCTGGCGACTATCTCGCCTTGCGCGGCATCGATCTGCGGATCGAGCCAGGCGAGTTTGTCGCGATTGTAGGCAAATCGGGCAGCGGCAAATCAACCTTGCTCAATGTCATCACCGGCATTGACCGGGCCAGCAGCGGCGAGGTGTTGGTGGCCGGGGCCGATCTGATGCGCATGCCCGCCGCACAGATGGCGGCATGGCGCGGACGCACGGTCGGAATCGTCTTCCAGTTTTTTCAGCTCTTGCCGACCCTCACCGCGTTGGAAAATGTGATGTTGCCGATGGATTTTGCCAATCTCGGCACACCTCGCGAACGGCGTGCGCGGGCATTAGCATTGCTCGAGCGGGTGGGGCTGGCCGATCAAGCCGAGAAGTTGCCGCTGGCCTTGTCGGGCGGGCAGCAGCAGCGGGTGGCGATTGCGCGCGCATTAGCTAATAACCCGCCGCTGCTGGTGGCCGACGAGCCGACCGGCAATCTCGATTCGCAGACCGCCGAAGCGGTCTTTGAACTGTTTGTCGAACTAGCCGGTCTCGGTACGACAATCGTCATGGTGACGCACGATAGTGAGTTGGCCCGGCGGGCCGGACGGATGGTGCTGGTGGCCGATGGTCAGATTGTGGGTTGA
- a CDS encoding ABC transporter permease, whose amino-acid sequence MQQTLPMTTITSRAKPLRRLEWSALGLPVTLLALLTLWQAGVTISGYPAFILPSPALVATRFGQALSSGLLWQHTAATLSAALGGFALALLVALVLGYILAHIRWLEQALAPVLAASQAIPVVAVAPLIILWFGAGLTSKILVAALITFLPILINTIVAIRSIPRELIEMAHISGANRRQLLRYVEVPLALPVLFGGVRTGLALATTGAVVGEFVAGRTGLGALINIARGLFDTPLIFVALTTLALITLTLYVLAGLLERLLVRWEA is encoded by the coding sequence ATGCAGCAAACACTGCCAATGACGACCATCACGTCGCGGGCTAAACCATTGCGGCGGTTAGAATGGTCGGCTCTCGGCTTGCCGGTTACGCTACTGGCCTTGTTAACCCTCTGGCAAGCCGGTGTGACAATCAGTGGCTATCCAGCTTTTATCTTACCCTCGCCGGCATTGGTTGCGACCCGTTTTGGGCAGGCGCTCAGCAGTGGGTTGCTCTGGCAGCACACGGCAGCCACTCTGAGCGCAGCCCTGGGCGGGTTCGCGTTGGCGTTACTGGTCGCGCTTGTGCTAGGGTATATTCTGGCTCACATCCGCTGGCTCGAACAGGCGTTGGCCCCGGTGTTGGCGGCCAGTCAAGCGATTCCGGTCGTTGCCGTCGCACCACTGATCATTCTCTGGTTTGGTGCTGGCCTGACCTCGAAGATACTGGTCGCTGCTTTAATTACTTTCTTACCGATCTTGATCAACACCATTGTCGCTATTCGCAGTATTCCGCGTGAGCTAATCGAGATGGCACATATTAGCGGAGCAAACCGCCGGCAACTGCTGCGCTACGTTGAAGTACCACTAGCACTACCAGTGCTGTTCGGCGGCGTGCGCACCGGCTTGGCACTGGCTACCACCGGTGCTGTGGTCGGTGAGTTTGTGGCCGGACGCACCGGGTTGGGGGCGTTGATTAATATTGCTCGTGGTCTCTTCGATACACCGCTGATCTTCGTAGCGCTGACGACACTCGCGCTCATTACGCTGACCCTCTACGTACTGGCCGGTCTGCTCGAACGGCTGCTGGTGCGGTGGGAGGCATAG
- a CDS encoding TrkA C-terminal domain-containing protein, with product MPRVIARVNQKNAWLYTSTFGVDVALNQAELLASLIIAEMSLGEITTLLKLCKGLYSLVEEKVDLTSIANGEAIRDLPLPPRCVLAAIIRKGELIIPRGNTILHPADEVLAVIHSTELAQLAAILRPAPHHS from the coding sequence GTGCCTCGCGTCATTGCCCGCGTCAATCAGAAGAATGCGTGGTTATACACCTCAACCTTTGGCGTGGATGTGGCGCTCAATCAGGCCGAACTGCTTGCGAGCCTGATCATCGCAGAGATGTCGTTGGGCGAGATAACCACGCTGCTCAAGTTATGCAAAGGATTATATTCGCTGGTTGAAGAAAAGGTTGATCTGACCTCAATCGCAAATGGCGAAGCCATCCGCGATTTGCCATTGCCGCCGCGTTGTGTCTTGGCAGCGATTATTCGCAAAGGTGAACTCATCATCCCCCGTGGCAACACCATCCTCCACCCGGCTGATGAGGTGCTAGCGGTGATCCATTCAACGGAACTAGCGCAACTGGCGGCGATCTTGAGGCCGGCGCCGCACCACAGTTAG
- a CDS encoding glycerophosphodiester phosphodiesterase, which produces MAPLIIAHRGASADAPENTLAAFELARHQRADMIELDLQPTVDGEIVVFHDDDTARWNGRADVVARMTLVEMRRLDVGGEHVPTLAETLDWARSVGMPLNLELKKPGMAVRCVQLLREFRMVDQVIVSSFFPQALHELRAVDPAIARGYLMGIRTYRPDVRLREFWPFGALRRIGATAWHPYHGLPGLDWVLPKVQRAGYQVNVWTVDDPVRIRSLATLGASGIITNTPAAARAALALETQER; this is translated from the coding sequence ATGGCGCCTCTGATCATTGCTCATCGTGGTGCATCGGCCGATGCACCTGAAAATACGCTCGCAGCCTTTGAGTTGGCGCGTCACCAACGGGCTGACATGATCGAACTTGATCTGCAACCAACCGTTGATGGTGAGATTGTGGTCTTTCACGATGACGATACGGCACGCTGGAATGGACGTGCTGATGTGGTCGCCCGTATGACACTGGTTGAGATGCGCCGACTCGATGTTGGTGGTGAACATGTGCCAACGCTGGCCGAGACACTCGATTGGGCACGGAGTGTAGGCATGCCGCTCAATCTCGAATTGAAAAAACCCGGTATGGCCGTGCGCTGTGTCCAGTTGTTGCGTGAATTTAGAATGGTTGATCAGGTGATCGTTTCGTCATTCTTTCCACAGGCCTTGCACGAACTGCGCGCGGTCGATCCTGCGATTGCTCGCGGCTATCTGATGGGGATTCGCACCTACCGGCCCGATGTGCGCCTGCGTGAGTTTTGGCCCTTTGGTGCGCTGCGTCGGATTGGAGCCACCGCGTGGCACCCCTATCATGGCTTGCCCGGTCTCGATTGGGTGCTGCCCAAAGTGCAGCGGGCCGGGTACCAGGTCAATGTGTGGACCGTTGACGATCCGGTACGTATCCGATCGTTGGCTACACTGGGGGCGAGCGGGATTATTACCAATACCCCCGCAGCAGCTCGGGCTGCGCTGGCGTTGGAAACGCAAGAGCGATAA